GTTTCACTAGTTGCAGGCCCATCCGGTGTTGCCGTTCGGGCACCATGCGGAGCCTTGCTTGGCGGCGAGACCCTTGAATGCCGTCGACTTTGCGTGGCCGTCGGCGTAGGTGACGTTGATCGTCGACTTGTTGTGCCGACCGGTCTGGAGGTCGCCCTTCATTTGCGGGAAGGAGTTCCATGAGACGTTGTAGAGGCTACAATCGACGCCCTGAGCATCGGGGCCGGAGGTCGGTCCGTTGGGGCATGCACCAGCAACGTAATCGAGCCCACCGTAGGCACCTGGCTGAACCATGTTGTACTGGTAGAGGACCACGTTTCCGCCATTGATGACCAGGACTTTATCGGCGACGCCATCGATTGCGGTGGTGCTGAGCGGCCAAGAGTGATTGGGATCGAAGATCGGCACACCCATGAGGTTCCAGTTGACGCCGTAGTTGCCGAGGCCGGGGTTGCCGTTAGAGTTCGGCGAGTTCGGGCTTCGGAAGATGTTGAGGCTCTTATGATAGGGCCACGTGGTTTCGCCGTAGGTCCACCAAATCTGAGTCGGGTTTTGGTCGTTATCCGAGCACCAAGTCCATGCGTGATCGGTACCGAGCATGTTGTAGTCGGGCGGAGTAGCTTGTGCTACTGGGATTGGGTCCTTGGTCATTGCCATCGGCAACAGGTCGTCGAAGTCAGTCGAGTACATCATCATCGACAGACCCATCTGCTTCATGTTGCTTAGGTCAGTGGCTTTCTTGGCCGCGACCTTTGCCTGGGCAAAGACCGGGAAGAGGATTGCAGCGAGAATGGCGATGATCGCGATGACCACCAGCAGCTCGATGAGGGTGAATGCATAAGTTCTTTTTGACATCTCTCTACCTCAGAGATTTGCCGTCGGCTTGACCCGGTCGGCTTATTTCAGTGGGAGTGTAACACTGGTTCTTAACTTTTGCGAGAGACAAAATTCGATCAATCGTTTGATTTCTCTTACACCCCTGGTTACGGCTTAATTTGAACCTGACCAAGGGTTTGCCAGCCGTCAATCTTGTCGATTTGATTGGCAAATTCGACGTCGGGAACCCGGTTGTAAGGATCGATTACGCCGAGGGCGAGACGATATTTTCCCGGCTTTGTGGCGAAAGAAACCGACCCATTTGCGCTGAAGTTTCCGGGTAGCCACTTGCGAATATCGATGGTCGAATCGGTCTGGGCGGCAACGTGGTCTTGGTCATCGAGCAGGGCGAAGCGAACGGTCCAGAGGTAGTAGAACGGGGCGACACCGTCGTTCGTTCCTTCGATTCTGAAGGCGAGATTTTTCCCGTCGATTTGAGCGAATGCTTTGGTGAGGGAAAACTGATAACCCATTGTGCGGATGAGTTGGCGGCAATTGGACTTGAACGTGTCGGACTCGATATTTTCAAGAGCTGGGCAGTAGGGACCGATCCACGTGAAGTGGACATCTTGGACGGCCTTAAGGGTGGTCGAGTATTCGTCCACCATGTACTGTTTAGACGCAAAGGGCACCATTTCGCCTCCGCGCGGATACTGCTTCCAATTCGCTCCGAGGTTGTGGGCTAAGATTCCAGGCAAGAATTTCCAGTCCTCGGAACCGACGGTGTCTTGAGGAATCATGTCGTCGTGGAAGCCAAGGTTAGTGTAGGAGCCAGCGACACCGGACGGATTGCGAGCCATCAGCTTCTTGTCGGGAAAGGCCTTCGTCATGGTGTCGAGGACCTGCTTTTGAAAATCATCGGACGCGAATAACTCCGTCCGCGGCCAGGTGTGCCACTCGCCCCAGAATCCTAGGAGGCCAACTTGGATAAAGGCTACTCTGGGATTGGAGTTATACCGGGCACCCAAAGCCTTGATGAACTTGAGAAGCGCCTTCTGCAGGCGAGGATTGCTGTAGTCTGGACTTTTGCCTCCGCCGTAATCGGTGTAGGGCGTCATCTTCAGTCCAGCATCGATCAGCCATTGGGGCACTCCCGTCTTTTCGGTGGGATAGTCCATGTTGACTCGGAAGACGACAAGTTTGCCTTTTGCGGCAGGAATATCCCAAGTCTTCTTCTCCCATTCGTCGAATTTGTACACGCCGTCCTGCGGTTCTAGTTCGTTCCATTTGACGTTGAAATAAACCATCGAATAGGGTTGTTGAATCTGAGAACCTTCGCCGACGTAGGGGGCCCAGCCCTTGAGGGGATTGACGATTGGTCCGGGGGCAGGTTTGTACGTCCACTCGTAGGTGGTGCCAAGAAAATGGGCGGCGAGGAGGGCGGTAATCATGGTCTTGTCTTCATTCTAAAGGATCGCAGAGCGAGATTCAGAAATCAAACGATTGACTGTTTGATCGTTCGGAATTCGTACGATTCGAGCCTGGAAAGCGACGTATCATCGTGGGGAGCCGCGCAGAAAAATGTTGTCTTCTTTGAAATTTGCTATCCTTGGTGCCGGTGGTCGGGGCCAGATGTTCAGCGAGTGGCTGGCGAACGAATGCGGACCAGGATCGGTGGTCGCGGTCGCCGAGCCCGACCCCGTCCGACGGGCCCTCGTTTCGGATGCCCACGGTATTCCCGCTTCGCACTGCTATGAGACTTGGGAAGAGCTTTTGGCTCAGCCGAAGCTGGCCGACATTGTGATCAACACGACTCAAGATCACGCCCATATCCGCTCGGCAGTGAAAGCGATGGAAGTCGGCTACCACATGCTTTTGGAGAAGCCAATGGCGGTGTCCTTGGCCGACTGCGAGACGATCAACGACGTGCGAAAACGCACCGGCCGAATCGTCAGCGTGTGCCACAGCCTCCGCTACCATTCGGCGTTCACCGAGGTGCGAAACATCATTCAGTCAGGCGTGTTGGGCGAGGTGGTTTCGTATGATCAGCTCGAAGCAGTCGAGCACATTCATATGTCGCATTCGTTTGTGCGAGGGAACTGGGGCAACGAAGGCGCTTCGACCTTTATGCTTCTGGCGAAGAGTTGTCACGACATCGATATTCTCATGGATATGGTCGGCTCCGAGGTCACCAGCGTTTCTTCGTACGGCAAGCTGAGCTTCTTCCGCAAGGAGAATGCCCCCGAGGGAGCGCCTAAATTCTGCGTTGAGGGATGTCCGGCCTCAGAAACTTGTCCGTACGATGCGACGAAGATTTACCTGAGCGATTCTGGTTGGGCCCGATACGTCGGTTTCCATCGCTTAGCGCGTCAGCAGGCGATCGACGCCTTACGTGTTAGTAGCTACGGCAAATGCGTTTTTCAATCGGATAACGATGTGGTGGACCACCAGGTTGTGGCGCTCAATTTTGAGTCCGGTGCTACGGCGACGTTTACCATGACGGCGTTTACGCCGACAGGTGGGCGCTTCATCCGAGTACACGGCACCAAGGGCTACTTGGAAGCCAAAATCGACGAGCGAAAGCTGACCTATTGGGAGTTTTGGCGAAGCAACAAGAAGACGGAAATCGACCTTCCGAACTCGAAAGGCGCTCATGGCGGCGCAGACGCCGAAGTGATGAAGATTCTGATTCGAGCCGTCGAGCAAAACGATCCATCGCTGGTTCGAACGGATACAGAGACATCGTTAAGGACACATACGGTGGTATTTCGAGCCGAAGAATCGCGACGGACTGGGCAAACCGTTGATTTGCGGTCCCAGATCGGCGCGCACTAGCTACTTCATTAGACGGATATTTTTGATCGTGATCGGCGGTGTGAGCGACTGCTCCTTCGACGGTTGGCCCTGAATCTTCCTGACGATCTCCATGCCTTTGACCACGTGCCCGAAAGCGGCAAACCCCTGTCCGTCGGGATTGCGCTTGCCGCCGAAATCAAGTTCGGGCTGGTCGCCAATGCAGATGAAGAAGTCGGAAGTGGCGGTGTCGGCACCGTCACGGGCCATGGAGATTGTGCCGTCGAGGTGCTTCAGACCGGTTTTGTTGGTGCGCTCAAGCTTGATCGCCGGATAGTCCATCTTTTCAAACTTGGGATTCACTCCGCCCTGGATCACCTCGATCTTGATCTTCTTGTCGGGTTGGTTGTCCATGGTCACGGTGCGGTGGAAACGAGCGTCCTTGTAGCGACCGGCATCGACGTAGCGGAGAAAGTTCTTGGTGGTGACTGGGGCCTTGTCCGGTTCCAGTTCAACCGTGATGTCGCCAAGCGTAGTTTCGATGACGACCTTTGGCTTCGCCGACGGGAGTGCGAATGGGACCAGCAAGAGGCCGAGCAAAAGCCATTTCATAATCGTAGTTTAACGCTTCGGGCGAAGCAAGATGAAGGGGAAGTAGACTTGCGGCATGAATCGTTTGCAGATTGGCACCTCGGGCGTCGAGGCGTCGGAAATCTCCATCGGCTGTATGCGGATTGGCGGCATGGAGCCGTCTGCGATCGACGAATTGATCCGCTCGTCACTGGACTTGGGAATCGACTTCTTCGACCACGCTGACATCTACGGCGGCGGCAAGTGTGAGGAGGTCTTCGCGGCTTCGGTGAAGCGCCTGGGCCTGGACCGAAGCAAGATCATTCTGCAAAGCAAGTGCGGCATCCGCAAGGGATTTTTCGACTTCTCGAAGGAGCACATTTTGACGTCGGTGGACGGAATTCTGAAGCGGCTCGATACCGACTACCTCGACATTCTGCTCCTGCACCGACCGGATACGTTGATCGAGCCGGAAGAGGTCGCCGAGGCGTTCGAGACCGTCTCCAAAGCCGGAAAGGTGAAGAATTTCGGCGTCAGCAATTTCAACCCACAGCAGGTCGAACTGCTGCAGGCGTCGCTTCCGATGAAGCTCCACGTCAACCAGCTTCAGCTCAGCGTGATGCACACGGGCATGATCGACCAGGGCTTGACGGTGAACATGAAGCATGAGAACTCGGTGGACCGCGATGGCGGCATCCTCGACTACTGCCGACTGAAGAAGATCACGATTCAGCCGTGGTCGCCATTCCAATTCGGCTTCTTCGAGGGCGTGTTCGTGGATAATCCCAAGTTTCCTGAGTTGAACAAGGTGCTCGATACGCTTTCGACCGAATACGGCGTGACGAAGACGGGAATGGCGATCGCATGGCTCCAGCGGCATCCGGCGAAGATGCAGACGGTCTTGGGAACGACGAAGCCGAGCCGAGTGAAGGAAGTTGCCGACGCGTGCAAGATCGACCTTTCGCGTCCGCACTGGTACGAGATCTACCGCGCGGCGGGCAATATTCTGCCGTAGTCGGTAATCTGGCCGAATGGTGCTCAGCATTCTGCTTGCCGGAACAATGGCGTTCCAAAAGCCGCAGAACTTCGTCGTGATCTTCGTCGACGACATGGGCTACGGCGACCTTAGTTGTTACGGCAATACACGCTACAAGACGCCGAACCTGGACCGCATGGCTGCCAACGGCGCGAAGTTCACCAACTTCTATGTGGGGTCGCCAGCGTGTAGTCCATCGCGCGCATCCCTGCTGACGGGGTGCTATCCCACCCGTGTGTCGGTTCCTCAGGTTCTTGGTCCCGACTGGAAAACGGGTCTTAATCCAGATGAGATCACGATTCCTCGAATGCTGAAAGCCAGTGGCTACGCCACGGCCTGCGTTGGCAAATGGCACCTGGGGGTCAAGAACCTGATGCCGACCCACCAGGGCTTCGACGAGTTCTTTGGACTACCGTATTCCGCCGACATGTGGCCCCCGAACGGCAACTGGCCCCGTCTCTTTCTGTACGAAGGTGATAAGCCACTAGAAGAGATTAAGAACCTCGACGATCAGGCGCAACTGACGCGCCGATACACCGAGCACGCCCAAGAATTCATCCGCAAAAACAAGAAGAAGCCGTTCTTTTTGTACATGACTCACTCTATGCCACACGTGCCGATTGCGGCAAGCAAACGATTCCTTGGCAAGAGCAGGGCGGGACTTTACGGCGACGTAGTTCAAGAAATCGATTGGTCGGTGGGCGAAGTTTTGAAGACGCTCAAAGAGCAAGGATTAGAGAAGAATACGCTCGTCACGTTCTCATCCGACAACGGTCCGTGGCTCCCTTATGGCGATCATGCTGGTTCGGCCGGGGGCCTGCGAGAGGGCAAGGGGACGACGTTTGAGGGTGGCTTCCGGGAACCAGGAATTTTCTACGAACCCGGATTCGTTCCCAAGGGCCTCGTCGTCAACGAAATGGCTTCCACGATGGACTATCTGCCAACTTTTGCGAAGCTGTCGGGAGCGACCTTGCCCAAGAATGAGATCGACGGGCATGATATTCGCGACCTGATCACGGGCAAGAAGGGAGCGAAGACGCCTTGGGACGCCTTCTACTACTATTGGCCAGGCGAACTGCAAGCGGTTCGGAGTGGAGATTGGAAGCTCCACGTCCCTCACAACCACCGACACCAGACGTACCCAGCCGGCACGGGCGGCAAGCCAGCGGGCGAGGTGACAGAGCACATCGGTTTGTCGCTGTTCAATATCACGAAAGACCCGGCGGAAACGACAAACGTGGCTGACCAACATCCCGAGATCGTCGAGCGCCTGTTGAAATTGATCGAGGAAGCTCGCCAGGATTTCGGCGACACGCTCACCAAAAGGGTCGGTTCGAAGGTTCGACCGCCCGGAAAGGTCGATCCTACGGGTTAGCGGACTTCACGCAACGGAACCCGACATGGCACAAGCCGGTGTCGGGCGAGGACTTCATGCGGGCGCTGGGGCGATAGCCGCGGCAGCAATCGGGAGCGCACAGGAACGAGCCGCCGCGCATGACGCGCTTCGGAACGTTGGGCTCGTCGGGGTCGGTGGATGACTTCGGACCCTGCGGATTGTCCTTCGGCGAACGCTTGTAGTAGTCGGGTTGGTACCAGTCGGAAGTCCATTCCCACACGTTTCCGGCCATGTCGTACAGGCCGATGGGCGACGGCGGGAAGCTTTCGACGGGGGCCGTCTCCTTGTAGCCGTCGGTGTCGTCGTTCTTTTCGGGGAACTGCCCTTGCCAAATGTTGGCTTGTGGCTTCTTGTCGTCGTAGTCTTGGTCGCCCCAAACGTATTCGGACGGCTTGCCCTCGGAGCGGGCGGCATACTCCCATTCGGCTTCGGTCGGGAGTTGCTTACCCGCCCATTTGGCGTAGGCGACGGCATCGTCCCAACTAACTTGGACCACCGGGTACTCATCCTTGCCTTTGATCGAAGTTTCGGGACCGTAGGGATGCTGCCAGTTGGCGCCCGGCATGTACGTCCAGCCTTTGCCTTCGACGAAGATTCCCGCGCCGGGTTTGAGGTCTTGGGGATCGACGCCGGGAAAATCTTTGGGGTCGGGTTGCCGCTCGGCGGTGGTCACGTAGTGGGTGGCCGAGACGAACTTGGCGAACTGTCCGTTAGTGACCTCGTGCGGGTCGATGTAGAACGAGTTGACGCTGACCGTGTGAATAGGCAGTTCGTCGCTGAGGCCGCTTTCGGAACCCATTTTGAAGGTTCCGCCCTTGATCAAGATCATCTCATCGCTGATCGTGGGCTTGGTGGCGGTGGGGAGAGCGGGAGCGGCGGTTGTTGGCGCCGACGAGCAACCGGCCAGGGCTAACCCAAAAAACAGCCATTGAGTTAGAATTGGCTTTGATGCTGGGATTGATCTCGCTCCTCGTAGCTGCACGGACTTCTGTCAGTATACAGGCACCCAGGCCGAACGTCGTTTTCTTCCTGGTCGACGACTTGGGCTGGCAGGACACGTCGCTGTCGTTCGGATTGCGGGAAAAGCTGGTAGGGCGACATTTTCGAACGCCCAACGTGGAGGCACTGGCCAAACGTGGGGTGCAAGTCAATCAAGCCTATGCCGCCGCGCCGGTGTGCACTCCATCCCGCGTGACGCTCTTGAGCGGCATCAACCCGGCCCGAAACCACATCACCAATTGGGTTTACGACGGTCGCGATACCGATGGACCCGACCCGACAATCACCTTACCTGACTGGCGAGCGATCGGTTTTCAGCCCGGCGACGCCACGACATTGCCGCAGGTCTTCCACGACTCGGGCTACTACACGGTCGAGATCGGGAAGGCCCATTTTGGCGCGTGGCATACAAAGGGCGAACGCCCGACCAACCTCGGTTTTGATCGTTCAATTGCGGGTTCGGCGGCGGGCAACCCCAACAGCTATTACGGTCTCGATAACTTTGCGCGGAAGAAAAAGAATCCCAACGATCCTCCGGCATTGGATGATATTCAGGAGCTCGACGCCTACCACGGCAAAGACATCTATCTGACCGAGGCTTTGACGGCCGAGGCGGTGAAGGAAATCCATCGCTCGGCGGAGATGAAGAAGCCGCTCTTTCTTTGGTTTGCTACCTACGCGGTACACGCGCCGATCCAGGCGAACAAGAAATACCTGAGCCATTACAAGGGCATGGACCCCACCGAGGCGGCCTACGCGACAATGGTCGAATCGTACGATGTGGCGCTCGGCCAGCTTGTCTCCACATTGAAGAAGATGGGCGAACTCGACAACACGATCATCGTCTTCACGAGCGACAATGGCGGGCTCTCGGTTTCCCAGCGGGGCGGATATCCGAACCTCCACAACCTTCCGCTTCGGAGCGGAAAAGGCTCGGCGTATGAGGGCGGAACGCGGGTGCCGCTCGTGTTTGCCGGGCCGGGAATTCCGGCGGGCAAGGTGCTGGCGAAGACCTTCATCACGTCGGAAGACTTGTTTGCCACCATGCCCGATCTGGCCGGAATCCGGGCCAATGCGCCGGACGGCTATTCCTTCAAGACCGAAGTGACCCAGGGCAAGGACAGCGAGCGGGAGCAGGTGAACGTTTGGCATTTTCCGCACTATCGCGGCGGCCGGGGGCCGGGGCTCCAGCCGTTCTCGTCGATCCGCATGGGAGCCTTCAAAGCGATCTTCTTCTACCCGGATCGAAAGTGGGAGCTATACAACCTCGAAACCGACATCGGCGAGACGCGCGACCTGAGCGCCTTCAACCCCAAACAGCTCAAGATATTGGCCGACCGGCTCCTGTTGGAACTGAGGAAGATGGGCGCACAATTCCCAACCGACCCGAAGACAGGGCAACTCATCGAGCCGGTCTATTTGTAGTCTCTGATTCGATATAGACTGATCTTTTAAGCTGCGACTTCGTCCATGAAAATATTTTGTTCTATAACGAATATTTTCATATATACTGTAAGTCGTGCAAAGCCCGCGATGGCGCGAGATCGCCGATGAACTGAGTTTTGAGATATCGACTGGCAAGTATGGTCCGGGCGACCAACTGCCATCGGCGGCGGCTTTGGCCGACGCGACGGGCGTCAGTCGATTGACGGCGAATCGTGCGTTGGAAGAGCTTCAGCGGCAGGGCGCAGTGGTCCGCGATGGGCGTCGAGGAACCGTCGTCGCCCCCCGAGTAAAGCGGCGAACGGGCCGCATCGCGCTCATCGTCGACCAGATCGACCACATCCAGAACTTTCCGAGGCCGGAACTGTTAGCGGGCATTCACGACGGGTTGGGAGACGAATTCAACCTTTTGCTTTGCGATGCCAAGGCGGACCCGAAACGAGAAATCGATCTCCTCAACCAAATGGCGGAAGAGTGCGATGGGATTCTGTGCTGGTCGACGGACGGGAGCCGCGCTGGCGAGGCGATGAATCGCCTTCGAGCGAAGGGCGTTCCTCTTGTCTTGCTGGACCGCATTCCCGACGGGGCCCTTGCCGACGCGGTGGTGCCGGACAGCGTCAAGGCCACCCGAGAAGCCCTGGAATATCTCATCGCCGAAGGCCATACGCGCATCGCGCTGTTTACGTTTGACAAGCCGGACGTCTCGACCGTCGTCGAGCGGTGCTCGACGTACGAGAAAATCATGGCCGAACACGGGCTCGAAACGAACGGCTTGGTCCGCAAGTTCGCCCCCTCGCTGGAAGTTTCGGATCGGGCGTACTTCGACCAAGCGGTGTCGGATGCGCTGTTCGCGATGGCGCGCTCGGAGGACCCGGTCACGGCCGTCCTCTGCATTCAGGATCTCATGGGCTACGCGGTGCTCGCGGGGGCCGAGAACCTGGGCCTAGAGATTCCCAATCAGCTCGAAGTCGTGACGTTCAACGATTGGCCGCCGATCTGGCTTCGCCGTCCGTGGCAGGCACATCGCATCGCGATTCTGCCGGAGCAGATGGGGAGCAAAGCGATCGAGCTTTTGCGAGCGCAGATCGATGGTCAGCCGACCGAGCACGGCACCTATCGCGTTCCGGCTAAGTTCGTCGCCGTCGACGGACTGTTCAGTACAGATTCAATTCGCACTCAATCATAACCAACGAAGGTAATCCATCATGCAACGAAAAGCATTCACTCTTATCGAACTTCTCGTCGTCATCGCGATCATCGCGATCTTGGCGGCGATTCTCTTCCCGGTGTTCGCGCAGGCGAAAGTGGCGGCCAAGAAGACGGCCAGCCTTTCCAACCTGAAGCAATTAATGACGTCCGTATTCATTTACTCGTCGGACAACGACGACTTCATCCCGCATTCCAACGAATACGAACCGTACATCTTTATGACGCGCTTGCTTCCGTACACCAAGAATCGTGAGATCTTCAAGATTCCCGCGAGCACGTCGCCGCAGGGCACGCTCCAACGCAAACAGCACGACAACGGCTTTGGCGACTATATGCTCCCGCCGAGCGACGGATGCGTCGGTCTTGGGACTTCGACGGTCGGCACGGCCAAGTGGTACAACGACATCTATCCCGCCGACGACTACAACGTCAATAAGTGCTTGTTTGGCTATCAGGGTGGGCAGTGTACGGGCGCTTACGGCTACTTCCAACCTGCGCCGAACACGGTGACGGGCTCGCCCGGTGGCGAAGGCCAGACTGGCGTGGGACCGGGCTACGGACAGACGCAATTTACGTCGGTGTCGAAGGTCGTTCTGTTCTCCGAATTCCCCGAGCATGGCAATCAATGGCCGGGTGGCGGTGGCGTTCCCTTCTGGGGCGGCAACTTCGAAGGCTACTGGAACCAAGGTAGCAATGTCGGGCACATGGATGGCCACGCGAAGTACTACAAGACCAACAAGCTTCTGCCGCCGCCGGACAACTACGGCGACACCGGCACGGGCCCTTACGGCCCTTCGTGGAACGACGGCAACCCGCGCCGAGGCACCAGCTTCCAGTGGTGGGGTACGAACTTTGCTTCGCCGGATAACCAGTAACGACCGATCCCCCTCTGGCGAACCAGAGGGGGAGTTTCCCTCATGAAAACCCGAAAGACTTCCAACACTCTTTGGCTACCCGCCGTATTACTCGTCGGTACGGTCATGACCGGTTGTAGCATTGGCAATGCGCCGCAGGCGTTGTCGCCCGAAGAGACCAGAGACGCGGTGGCGAAACTGCCACCCCAGCAACAGATCGACTACATCAACCGAAGCCCGATGTCGGCGGCGGAAAAGGAGAAGCGTATCGCAGAGATCAAGGCCAAGGCTGGGATGAACTAGTCCCAATGATTGGTGTTCTCACCGTACTTGCCGCGTTCACCAAGGCTCCGGTGGACGCGGACTTCTTGCCGCCTCTTTCGCAGACGGTGGTCTACGAGGCTAACCTGCGCGCCCTGGGGCCAAAGGGTGGCTTCCGCGAACTGACGGATCGCTTGGATGGTCTGCAGAAACTTGGCATCAATGTTCTATGGTTGATGCCGATCATGCCGGTCGGGAAGGTGAAGGCGGTTCCGCCGTTGGGCTCGCCGTATGCGGTTGCCGACTATGGCAAGGTCAATCCGGAGTTTGGAACGGCCGAGGAATTTTCGCGCTTGGTGAAGGAGGCCCATCGGCGCAAGATCGCAGTGATGCTGGACTGGGTGGCGAACCATTCGGCGTGGGATAACCCGTGGCTGACGGCGCATCCCGATTGGTACACGCACGACGCCTCGGGGGCGATCACGCATCCGCCAGGGACGAATTGGATGGACGTGGCCGACCTGAACTATGATGTTGCGCCCATGCGGCTAGCGATGATCGCCGCGATGCAGTCTTGGGTGACGACGTACGGCGTCGATGGCTTTCGGTGCGATGCGGCGGACTACGTGCCACTCGACTTTTGGAAGGAGGCGATTTCGTCGCTTCGCGCCAAGTCGGGAAAGCGCCTGCTAATGTTGGGCGAAGGCGGAAACCGTGGCCTCTACTCTTCGGGGTTCGACCTGCTTTACGGGTGGGACTTTTACGGAAAGTTGAGGTCGATTTTTGGCGGCGGTAAGGCCAATGAGTTGTCTGGAGTGACCTCGGAAGGGTTGCGCTTGGGGTTCATCACCAATCACGACGAGTCGGCGTTTCACGATCCGTACGTTCAGGTTTTTGGGGGTGAAGAAGGCTCCGAGGCGGCGTTCTTGATCACGGCGTTGTACGGCGGGGTTCCGTTGGTCTATGAGGGCCAGGAGGTCGGGTGGCCGAAGGCGATTCCGATCTTTGAACGGTCGTCGATCGACTGGAATTCGGGTTCGGCGGTGCGGGCTTGGATGACTCAGCTCTTGCAGTTGTGCCGCAAGCATGAGGCTTTTCAGACCGGAGCCGTGACGGACTTTTCGTCCGGCGATGTGGTCGCCTTTGCGCGAGTTGGCAAAGGGGAAACCGGTTTGGTGCTCGCGAATGTGCGCAACCGTCCAATCGAGTTCGAAGTTCTAACTCAATGGCAAGGCCAATGGACCGACGGGTTTACTTCGAAGCCAACGACTCTGGGAACCTCCATCCACTTACCGGCTTTTGGTACAAAAGTCTGCATCCGCCCCCGGGGTAACGGAATACACTGATTGAGTCCGCTCGAAGCGCCCATCATGACTGAATCTCGATATTTTACGAAGCTCCAACGCGTGACCGGATGGGAGAAAACGGCGACCGGGATTGTGGCCGAAGTCGATGAGGCGCGGCTGGCGATCGACCTTCTTCGACCGGATACTTTTCGGTTCGAGATCACGCCTGCCCACGGTGGGGTGGATGCGCCCCAGTACGCGGTCTGCGCCGATGTGGCGTCGATGCGAACGCCGTTTTCGGTGAAGGAAAAGAAGGGGCGAGTTGAACTGGCGACAGACCAGGTTCGAGTGACGGTCCACCTGGACCCGTTTCGGCTGGAAGCCCATCGGGCGGATGGAAGCGCAATCTTCGAGACTTCGGAAGACGGAAACTTGGGGTCGTACGCTCAACTCAACGACTCGTTCATCGTGACGCGAATGCGAGGCGAAGACGATGTGATCCTCGGGTTGGGCGAGAAGACGGGTCGGCTCAACCGGGCGGGGCGGCACATGACGCTTTGGAACGTCGATGTTTTGAACCCGTCGGCAAGGCGCGAAATCGGTGCCTGCGATTGCGCGGGCGGGCCGAGCAACGATCCGCGGAGTACGGAATACGACCCCTACTACATCTCGATTCCGTTCTACCAAACCGTGGACGAGAAGGGGAATGCGGCAGGCTTTTTCGTCGATAACCTGTGCCGCGCCGAATACGATTTTGCGACCGAAGACGAGACTCGCATCCTGTTTTACGGTGGCCGGTATGTGGAGTATTTCTTCGCTGGCCCTCGGTTGGAGAACGTTCTGGAGGCGTACACGGCGCTGACGGGCCGGATGGGAACGCCGCCGCTTTG
The sequence above is a segment of the Armatimonadota bacterium genome. Coding sequences within it:
- a CDS encoding SUMF1/EgtB/PvdO family nonheme iron enzyme produces the protein MILIKGGTFKMGSESGLSDELPIHTVSVNSFYIDPHEVTNGQFAKFVSATHYVTTAERQPDPKDFPGVDPQDLKPGAGIFVEGKGWTYMPGANWQHPYGPETSIKGKDEYPVVQVSWDDAVAYAKWAGKQLPTEAEWEYAARSEGKPSEYVWGDQDYDDKKPQANIWQGQFPEKNDDTDGYKETAPVESFPPSPIGLYDMAGNVWEWTSDWYQPDYYKRSPKDNPQGPKSSTDPDEPNVPKRVMRGGSFLCAPDCCRGYRPSARMKSSPDTGLCHVGFRCVKSANP
- a CDS encoding sulfatase-like hydrolase/transferase, with protein sequence MLGLISLLVAARTSVSIQAPRPNVVFFLVDDLGWQDTSLSFGLREKLVGRHFRTPNVEALAKRGVQVNQAYAAAPVCTPSRVTLLSGINPARNHITNWVYDGRDTDGPDPTITLPDWRAIGFQPGDATTLPQVFHDSGYYTVEIGKAHFGAWHTKGERPTNLGFDRSIAGSAAGNPNSYYGLDNFARKKKNPNDPPALDDIQELDAYHGKDIYLTEALTAEAVKEIHRSAEMKKPLFLWFATYAVHAPIQANKKYLSHYKGMDPTEAAYATMVESYDVALGQLVSTLKKMGELDNTIIVFTSDNGGLSVSQRGGYPNLHNLPLRSGKGSAYEGGTRVPLVFAGPGIPAGKVLAKTFITSEDLFATMPDLAGIRANAPDGYSFKTEVTQGKDSEREQVNVWHFPHYRGGRGPGLQPFSSIRMGAFKAIFFYPDRKWELYNLETDIGETRDLSAFNPKQLKILADRLLLELRKMGAQFPTDPKTGQLIEPVYL
- a CDS encoding substrate-binding domain-containing protein → MQSPRWREIADELSFEISTGKYGPGDQLPSAAALADATGVSRLTANRALEELQRQGAVVRDGRRGTVVAPRVKRRTGRIALIVDQIDHIQNFPRPELLAGIHDGLGDEFNLLLCDAKADPKREIDLLNQMAEECDGILCWSTDGSRAGEAMNRLRAKGVPLVLLDRIPDGALADAVVPDSVKATREALEYLIAEGHTRIALFTFDKPDVSTVVERCSTYEKIMAEHGLETNGLVRKFAPSLEVSDRAYFDQAVSDALFAMARSEDPVTAVLCIQDLMGYAVLAGAENLGLEIPNQLEVVTFNDWPPIWLRRPWQAHRIAILPEQMGSKAIELLRAQIDGQPTEHGTYRVPAKFVAVDGLFSTDSIRTQS
- a CDS encoding prepilin-type N-terminal cleavage/methylation domain-containing protein, with translation MQRKAFTLIELLVVIAIIAILAAILFPVFAQAKVAAKKTASLSNLKQLMTSVFIYSSDNDDFIPHSNEYEPYIFMTRLLPYTKNREIFKIPASTSPQGTLQRKQHDNGFGDYMLPPSDGCVGLGTSTVGTAKWYNDIYPADDYNVNKCLFGYQGGQCTGAYGYFQPAPNTVTGSPGGEGQTGVGPGYGQTQFTSVSKVVLFSEFPEHGNQWPGGGGVPFWGGNFEGYWNQGSNVGHMDGHAKYYKTNKLLPPPDNYGDTGTGPYGPSWNDGNPRRGTSFQWWGTNFASPDNQ
- a CDS encoding alpha-amylase, whose protein sequence is MIGVLTVLAAFTKAPVDADFLPPLSQTVVYEANLRALGPKGGFRELTDRLDGLQKLGINVLWLMPIMPVGKVKAVPPLGSPYAVADYGKVNPEFGTAEEFSRLVKEAHRRKIAVMLDWVANHSAWDNPWLTAHPDWYTHDASGAITHPPGTNWMDVADLNYDVAPMRLAMIAAMQSWVTTYGVDGFRCDAADYVPLDFWKEAISSLRAKSGKRLLMLGEGGNRGLYSSGFDLLYGWDFYGKLRSIFGGGKANELSGVTSEGLRLGFITNHDESAFHDPYVQVFGGEEGSEAAFLITALYGGVPLVYEGQEVGWPKAIPIFERSSIDWNSGSAVRAWMTQLLQLCRKHEAFQTGAVTDFSSGDVVAFARVGKGETGLVLANVRNRPIEFEVLTQWQGQWTDGFTSKPTTLGTSIHLPAFGTKVCIRPRGNGIH